One window from the genome of Oryza glaberrima chromosome 3, OglaRS2, whole genome shotgun sequence encodes:
- the LOC127768129 gene encoding zinc-finger homeodomain protein 2-like, whose product MEARSMDRLSVHHNGGGISKPCHGGGKGGGGGGKGSRGGGGKGIKVVYISSPMKLTASAEEFRAVVQELTGRDSNVADHDLDHHHHHHHQQRYHSFSSSSFGRASMMMPAAAAGGVVPRSSMPPTMATANAAGAGQMMMATADATGGGAAGVMATAAPMPFQSVYDHGNLLYGQDYW is encoded by the coding sequence ATGGAGGCAAGATCGATGGACAGGCTGAGCGTGCACcacaacggcggcggcatctCGAAGCCGTGCCATGGCGgcgggaagggcggcggcggcggcgggaaggggagcaggggaggcggcgggaagGGGATCAAGGTGGTGTACATCTCGAGCCCCATGAAGCTCACCGCCAGCGCCGAGGAGTTCCGCGCCGTGGTGCAGGAGCTCACCGGCCGCGACTCCAACGTCGCCGACCACGACCTcgaccatcaccaccaccaccaccaccagcagcgctaccactccttctcctcctcctcgttcggCCGCGCGTCGATGATGatgccggcggctgcggcgggcggcgtcgtCCCCCGCTCCAGCATGCCGCCCACGATGGCGACCGCgaacgccgccggcgcggggcagatgatgatggcgacggcggatgccaccggtggtggcgccgccggcgtcatggccacggcggcgcccaTGCCGTTCCAGAGCGTGTACGACCATGGGAACTTGCTATACGGTCAAGACTACTGGTAG